The Roseofilum capinflatum BLCC-M114 genomic sequence GACTTTGGGTAAATCCTCCTCAGCAATGCCAATCCCGCTATCTATGACTTGCACCAGCACCGTTTCCCCTTGCTTTTGTGCTTTACAGGTGACGGTTCCTTGCTCCGTAAACTTAACGGCATTAGAAATCAAATTAATGACTACCTGCATTAATTTATCTTCGTCTCCGCGAATACTGGGCAGATTCTCGTCAACATCAACCACTAATTCCACTTGATTCTGATCGAACAATGAGGCTGTTGCAATTGTTGCTCGTTCAATCAGTTGGGCGATCGCCACCGGTTCATCTTTCCAGTCCACCTTCCCCGCTTCCATCTTGGCGATGTCCAAAACATCATTGATTAAAGCCGTTAATCGCACCCCTTCAGAAACAATAATATCTAAGTTCGTACTGACTTGATTAACCGCCCGTTCCACTTTTTTATCCGTGATATCAATCTTCGGTAAGAGAACATCTTCTAGTTTTTTCCTAATCAGCTTCGCAAACCCTAAAACCGAAGTCAAAGGCGTTCTCAATTCGTGGGAAACCGTCGAAATAAACTCAGTTTTCATCCGATCGACTTCCTTATCTGCGGTAATATCTCTGACCAAGAAAACACACCCTAAAAATTGTTGACCTAACTGGGGATCGGTTTTGGAAACTCCTGTGGCCACAATTTTGCCAATCCGATTTTCTGATAAGTCAATTTCTGACTGAAAAATATTTTCAGGATTTTGTTTGACCTTGAATCCTAATTCAGAAAAAATACCGCCAAAAATATCTTCACTATTTCTGTTGAGCAAACTTCCCGTTTCTAAGTCAAACAACTTAAATAAAGCTTGGTTCGTTTGCGTGATTATTCCCTCAGCATTTGTGACCAACAAACCATCAGCAATATTATCAATAATTGAAGTTAAATTTGCTAAAGTTTCTTGTAGAGATTGAGTGGCAGATTCCACCTGATTTTCTAAATCATTTTTAGATTCTTGCAGTTGATTAATCATCTGATTGAACGCCTGTGCTAAAGTCCCGATCTCATCTTCGGTCAGCACCGGCGCTTGTGATTTTAGGTTACCCTCACGCACTTGAATTGCTGTTTCCGTAATGCCTAGAATCGGTTGAGTAATACGACGGGAAATTAGATAAATAATAATTAATAAGAATAAAGCAGCACTTAAGCCAATTTGCAAAATTTCCTTTAATAGTCTTTGGGCAGGAGCAAAAGCTTCTGCCTGACTCATTTCTGCTAACAAGGCTAAATTTTGATTTTCCATCCAAACATAAGCGCCAATTACTGGAGTGCCTTGATAATTTCTATAAAGACCTACCCCATCAATTCCTTCAGTGGCTTGTTGAATTCCAAAGCTATTGACTTCTGTTAATTCCTCTGAATTTTCCGAGTTTTCACTCTCTTCTTCTTCTGGAGTTTCTTGCTGAGAAATAAATACATTGCGATTTCCTAAGCGACCAATCAGATAGGTTGCACCGGTTTCACCTAGGCCAGTTCTTTCGCGAATAATATCATCAATCCCTTGTAGATCGAGATCGACCGCTAAGACCCCCAGACGTTGACCGGATCGATCGAGGATAGGGGTAGCAAAGGTAATGGCTGATTCGCGAGTAATGGGGGAAGTATAAAAGGTAGGGATAACAGTGGTAGATTGATCTTCAGTAAAATAGGTGGTGGTTGTCCCTAATGGTTGATAGGTTTTTTCTTTGGTTTTGTTGGTCGATAAGGCAACAATTCCTCCTGTCGTTAACAGAGAAATTTCTTGTAAACTGGGTTTAACCTGGGCAAATTCTGCCAATTCTTGAGAGATACTTGTATAGGCAATTAAGGTATTGAGTGTGCTTAAGGTTAAGGGAGTATCCGGGTCTAGGTTTTGATCGCTCTGGAACTCGGCGATCGCCGCTTCTGTGCCACTGCCATAAACACCGTCGATCGCGCCTTGATAATACCCCAACTTTTTTAGCTGCTCTTGGGCAATTACGACATCCTTGGGATCTGAATCGGTGGTGAGAGGGGAAGATTCAGAGCTTGACCGGAGTAAATATTGCCCTTGGTTGAGAAGGGTGGAGGATTTGGCTAGTAGTAGCACATCTTGGTACTGGGTTTGCACCCAATCATCCAATTGATATTCTTTGAGGGACGTAGCTACCTGTAAGCGATTATATACTGAGTCTCTCAAGGAATCTCTCGCCCTAACATAGGCAGCGATCGCCACTACACTAACTGTGACTAAGGACAAGAGCGAAAAAGAAGTCACCAACTGAGACAGGAGACTTTTTCGGAGAAACTTGAGCATCAGACTTCCCTCCAAGAAAAGTTAGGAGCAATGTACCTATGTACCAGGAAAGTTACTGCCAATCCTGAAAAATGGTTTTAATCGCTGCGATCGCCCGATCGGTTGCATCTTGAGCTGACAAATCCTCAGTCACCATCTCAGTAATCACTTTCCCCCAAACATTCTGGTTTTGCACCTCACTATAAGCCGGATTCAAAGCTTGTGCAAAGGGACGAGTCCGATAAAATTGTTGAGAAGCAGTTGAAATGTGTGGATCGGTAGAATCTTGCCAAAACGGATCTTCCAACAGTTGAGGCATCACTGGGAAAAAGCGCCCTTGAGACCCTTGAATATAGAGTTTTAGATTATCCGGTTCAATCAAATAGGATAAGAACTGCTTCGCTTCATTCTTATATCTTGAAGATTCAAAAATTACTATTTGTTTAATCGAAACTACTGAATCCATTGGATCGCCATTCGGTTTATTGGGCCAAAGAGTTGTGAACAGTTGCTCCTCATACGTGATTTTATCTTGTCGTTGCGAGCCAGGGATAGAGAGGGTAGGATTAATGGTCATCAACGTAGAACGACTCAGAAAAGTTACATTATTATCCGCATTTCCCCAGTCGATCGCTTCTGGAGGAACATATTGTTGTTGATAAAACTGGGTATAAGCCTCTAGTGCTTGTGTAATTCTCTCACGAACTGAAGCGTTGTCTACTTGCAAGTCCCCCGCTTGACTGACAATTTCGACATCAAAAGCCGCCAAAAATTGCTCGAACACAAAGAAGGTATCCGAGGCTGAAGCAGACATGGGTAACCCCATACTATAAAAATTACTTTGCCCTTGATTTCGTATGGACTCTTGGGCCGATTCCCAAAACTGCCAAAATTCATCCCAATCTTCAGGAATCTCTTCTTCTCCTATACCAATGGAAGAGAGCAACGGTTGCCAATAATGGATATGATTCGTGGTTTGAGTGATGGGTGCAGAATAATAGCTCCGTTGTCCCGTTGTTTCGTTTAAGTATTTAACCGCATTCAGAATGGTCGGAGTATAGAAGGATTGGGCGGCTTCGATCACATCGGACACATCAGCCAATTGATTATTCCAAGCCAGTTTAGGAATAAAGGTTAAATCGGCATCATGACTATACAGAATATCGGGAGGATTACCAGCCGCGATCGCCCGTTCAGCCTCTTGCAGAATATCTCCTTCACTATAAAGGGTCAGTTCCACCGGTAACCCACTATCTTCCTCCCATTGTTGTACTAACCGACGGATAGCCTCCGTTTCCTCTGGATAAAAGCCCTGACTCCACCAAATCCGAACACTATCACCCCCACTACTGGTCACTGTCGTCTGAGAATCTGGCCTTTGACCACAGTTTGTCAACGTCAGACCCAGTAAAAATAGAGATAAATTTGTAAACTGCCGCCGTTTCATAATTTGATTCCAACACTACTCATGCATAGGCAAGATCGATGCCATCATAGCGTATCATGCTCCCTTCAAAACGGCTGATCGTCTGTCTCTATACAGATTTCTAATTCATTCCTGATTTTAGCTATTCTTTATACTGGTGAAACCCAAATATTTAGTATAAACATTGAGCCGTAATCGATAAGCGATAAACTGAAGGATTGTTCTCAGGATCAATAATGTAAAATAAATCTTTTTTGGCTGTCTCATCCACTTCCCTCGCTGAAAAGGCCAGACGAAAAAAATAGCTGTTGGCAATTCGTTGAGCAGTCACCATACCCAATAAAGCAGCTTCAGCCTTATCAAGAGTGACCTGGATCTGGTGATAGCGATCGCCTAAAATTACTTTTCCTTCCGTTACCCCTAAGCCACACATGGAAGAAACCATTGAAGAAACAGTCCGATGGTGATCGAAACACTTATCATCTAACGGAAACCTTTCTAGCTGGTTTCCACCATTATGAGTGGCAAAACATAAACTGTCTAATTCAAACGCCTGGGGATTTAACATAACATATCCACAGCGTAAATAACCCATAATATCTTTCGGAAAGTCCAACTCATACCCTAAATCGACTTGATCGGAGGTTATCCCGATACCCACCTGTTTTTGAATCGTCCCTAATTCAGTTTTTATACGACCTGTTACCCAAATTTTTTGTTCATCCGCATCAAACTGTATCACTGGATTAACCGGTTTTAAATCATCAATACACCGACTTCCAGGAGACTGAAAGATTAGATGACCACAAAAATGCTCATCCACCCAATCAATATCATCATAATAACCATGGTGTAACGTGCCACATAACCAATTGGAAGAAACCCTCTTAAACCATAATCGATCGATAAATAAACCACGATCGCAATTAAGCCGTAGTTTAATCGTCTCTGTTTCCAAGGTTAACCACCGATTTAGGCGCTCTACCTTTAACTGAGGAGGTAAAGCACTATGCCAATGTCCAGACTTTAACTGAGGAGTCACAAAAACAATTCCTAGCTCATTTGCTAGGCTTCTTAACCTCTGGTCATAATCGATCAAGCGTTTAGCAGTAATATGAGTGCGAAAATCGCTACTCCATAGATAACATAACTCCTGCCAAACTGGATCGGTATAACTGACTCGATCTTTGAGATAATTATAAATTGACCAACATCGGCTATTAATCTCTAAATCTGTCCCCGTGACTGCCCATCGAGTAATATTATACTTTCTTTGTTTTTTAACGGGAATTGGATCTTCTGAAGACTCCAAAGATAAATCATGACCTCCTAGAGAGGATGATAATCTCTCTAATACATTGCTGACAGGAATAAACTCAAATCGACCATCTGCTTGTAAGTTCTTAAATAAATCAGATATTTTTTGCCATTCATCTGCTTGAACTTTGGCTTCAGTTGTGTAGCGACCAGGACGGAAGTTAAACACTTCGGCATCATTGCCATATACCATTAATACTCGGTCTTTCGTTTCCAGATGACTCACTAAATACTCATCCACATATTCATACTTTTCTAATTCGCCATGAATATATTGCTGGAATTTTTGAAACGCAATAGAATTATTCCAAATAACGGGGATTTTTTCGCCCATCTGACTACAAGCATATTGAGGATAATAACGCCATTCCGGTTTCCATTCTGCATGATATCGATAGGGATTATTCCATTCCATAACAATCCCTTGATATCCTGCTCTTAAGTAATGAGAAACTAAACTAGCAGAATACGCTTGTTCGTTCACTAAGGCTATTTTTGGACAAATTCCTAAGAGTTTCTCATAGACTTTATGCCCCCAGTATAGATTGGCAGTATTCACTTTTTCGGGAACAATAGGGCCAATAATTTGGGCATATCCACTGCCAATTAATTCACACTTCCCTTCATGAATTAAACTTCTTAATTGATCGATCCATTGAGGATCGAGTTCAGCCACTACTTCTAGGGTATAACCGGTCGCTTCAATGGCTACAGGTAGATTCAATTCAGACGCTAATCTGAGAACTGGCCAATAACACCGTTCCAGGACTAGGGGACGCTGCTCTATCTCAATTGATGAAAAGGCAATATTGAGATGAAAGAGAACCATCAAGGAGAGACAATGAGAAGATTCTGCTGGATCAGAGGTTAGAGGGTTTGTAGGCGATCGCTTCGAGGGTTCGGAAACCATGGTTTTTTCTATACAGAAAATCAGGGAAAATTGGCTAATGAGAAAGAGTTAAACAGGGTCCCCTCCTATCATGCAGTTTCTTGTTGCTATTATAGCTGAATTATACGATTGATTTCAGAAGAATTCCGGAAATTTTGTATCTTTGGTGCTATCTTAAACCAGATAACCTTCAGTCCTCAACGTTTATGACTCAAGTTTCTATCTTTCGGTTAGGGATTATCGGATTAGGTAAGGTCACCGAGTATTATTGGCCGGCCTTAGATCGGGTAGAAGGTTTGACGGTGGTTGGAGTTAGCGATCGCGATCGCCAGAAAGTCGATACCTGGAATCATCATTATCCCAATACTCCTGCCTTTACTCATCTTCACGACCTGTACGAGCAAGTCAATCCTGATGCTGTCATCATTGCCACCAGTTCCCCCAGTCACTATACCGTAGCCCAAGAAGCCCTCTCCTGGGGGAAACCCATTCTCTTAGAAAAACCCGCCACCTCGTCCCGAACTGAGTGGGAAACCTTAATTAAGCAAGCCTCCCAAGCTCAGGTTCCCCTGGCGATCGCGTTTCATGCTGCTTTTGGCGCTGAGGTCTTATGGTTTCTAGAACATCAACCCGAATTAGAGACAACTTACGGCCCCATAACGGGATTTTTTGCCCATTTTTATGATCCCTATTGGGTCGAGGGAACCTTAAAACCTCATGCCCATAGTCTGATTTCGAGTTGGATGGATTCCGGAGTCAATGCCTTAAGCGTAATCAGCAAACTGGTTCGCGCTTTAGAACCAACCGAATCCTATTTTACTCCAAATTTAACTCCCTTTAATGAAGTGATTCATAGTCAGGTCGGATTTAAATTTTCTACAGCAGAAAATAATTGTGCGGGTCGAGGATGGATCGAAACCCATTGGGGGTTAGGAATAAAAAGTAAAACCACTCACTTACAATTTGCCCAAACCGGTCATCAACTGCTTTTAGACCACGATCGCCAAAGACTGATCTTAACCGATCCTCAAGGAGCGTCCAGTATTCTGGCTGATTGTGCCACCGAACACCCCCGCATGGTCACCCATTATCAAGGAGTTTTTGAGGACTTTTATCACCATTTACAACAAGGAACCGATAATTTAGAGTTTGCCCAAACTGTACATCATTTATTATATTCAGCTTACGAAGCTCCCCACAATATTCAATTGAAACAGCAAATCTAAGCGCCAAATAACCATACCCAAATGGGCAAAGTACATAACAAGACAATCGAGCCAAGGGCTAAACTGGTTACGGCTAGATCCTGGTCTAGATGGTAGGCTTGGGCAATCACCAAAGTCGCAAAGGAAGGAGGCATTGACATTTGTAGCACCATCACTAATCGGGGAGGGCCATCGATACCAAAAAACATTAATCCTGTTCCTACTACCAGGGGAACCAAGAGCATTTTAATTAATAAACAAGTCGAAGCTTTTTTGAGCTTGCCTAGGGTTTTGAGTTCACTGAGCTTAATGCCAATTAACACCAAAGAAATCCGCACAACTGTCCAAGCGGCATTATATAAGGTGGTTTCGACAGTATCCGGAAGGGGAACATAGCGAAATCCTAAACCGAATAAAAGGCTCCAAAATGCCGGATTATTGCGGGTGGCTTTGAAGGTTCTTTGCAGAACCGATTCTTCCTGCTTATCGCTACTGCCAAAATGGGATGCAAGGGCAACGCCAACCACATAAACAGCGATCGCCGATCCGAGCAGATCGTAAAATAAAGCCCAGCCAAAATAGTCTTCTCCCACCAACCCCAAAACACAAGGAAATCCCAGGTAACCCGTATTGCCACACATCATCGCCAGCATAAAGCTGCCTTGGGTGGGTTGACTCCATTTACTCTCGCTTGCCGGTACATTTTGAGGCCCTTCTAGGGCTGGATTTAAGCCCCGTGCAATGGATCGCAACCGTTCATCACTCACCCCCAGATCGATCCAAGTCCAGGCAAAGGCTGCCCCCACCGCGATCGCGATCCAAGCCGTTAACGGTGCAATCCAAATGCCCCCCGAAAGATCCGTTTTCCGCAGAAACGCCACAATACTAATGGGCACGCCAAACATAAATAAGGTTTTCCCTAAATAAGCACTAATATTCTTGGGTAAAAGTGTACCAATCAGAAATTTGCTGATACTCCATCCCAGTAGCGTCCAGCCAATTAAAGGAATATAGAGCTTGATTAAGTTTTCAACTAAGGGACTCATGATCGCTTAAAATTTTGGTGAACATATCAATCTATACAGCCGTGAGACAGCTTTACCGTAATTATTTAATTCGAGATTGGCAACCGAGCGATCGCCAAGATGTTGCCACTCTCATCAGCTCTGTTTTAGCCGAATATGGTCTCGCTTGGGAACCCCAAGGAACAGATCGCGATGCTCTAGAAGTCGAAAGCGCCTATCTACAAACCGGGGGAGAATTTTGGGTGATTGAATCAAATCAACAACTCGTCGGTACAGCAGCCTATCATCCCATCTCCAAAGGGCACAAAGCCGTAGAAATTCGCAAAATGTATCTTTTGCCCTCCGTGCGCGGACAAGGACTCGGCTCTTTTCTCCTGCAAACCTTAGAATCCAGGATTCAAGCTCAAGGTTATGAACAAATTTGGGTCGAAACCGCCTCCATTCTCCAAGAAGCCATTTGGCTCTACGAACGCCGGGGATATGAACAAGCCACCGGAGTCCAAACCCCTCGCTGCGATCGGCTCTACATCAAAACCCTCTTGAACTAACTTAACATTCTCCCAGTCCCCCATCCGGCACAATAAAAACCTGTACCCACCCTCTTAAACTTCTTTCAATGACCACAG encodes the following:
- a CDS encoding Gfo/Idh/MocA family protein, with amino-acid sequence MTQVSIFRLGIIGLGKVTEYYWPALDRVEGLTVVGVSDRDRQKVDTWNHHYPNTPAFTHLHDLYEQVNPDAVIIATSSPSHYTVAQEALSWGKPILLEKPATSSRTEWETLIKQASQAQVPLAIAFHAAFGAEVLWFLEHQPELETTYGPITGFFAHFYDPYWVEGTLKPHAHSLISSWMDSGVNALSVISKLVRALEPTESYFTPNLTPFNEVIHSQVGFKFSTAENNCAGRGWIETHWGLGIKSKTTHLQFAQTGHQLLLDHDRQRLILTDPQGASSILADCATEHPRMVTHYQGVFEDFYHHLQQGTDNLEFAQTVHHLLYSAYEAPHNIQLKQQI
- a CDS encoding AEC family transporter, giving the protein MSPLVENLIKLYIPLIGWTLLGWSISKFLIGTLLPKNISAYLGKTLFMFGVPISIVAFLRKTDLSGGIWIAPLTAWIAIAVGAAFAWTWIDLGVSDERLRSIARGLNPALEGPQNVPASESKWSQPTQGSFMLAMMCGNTGYLGFPCVLGLVGEDYFGWALFYDLLGSAIAVYVVGVALASHFGSSDKQEESVLQRTFKATRNNPAFWSLLFGLGFRYVPLPDTVETTLYNAAWTVVRISLVLIGIKLSELKTLGKLKKASTCLLIKMLLVPLVVGTGLMFFGIDGPPRLVMVLQMSMPPSFATLVIAQAYHLDQDLAVTSLALGSIVLLCTLPIWVWLFGA
- a CDS encoding GNAT family N-acetyltransferase — its product is MVNISIYTAVRQLYRNYLIRDWQPSDRQDVATLISSVLAEYGLAWEPQGTDRDALEVESAYLQTGGEFWVIESNQQLVGTAAYHPISKGHKAVEIRKMYLLPSVRGQGLGSFLLQTLESRIQAQGYEQIWVETASILQEAIWLYERRGYEQATGVQTPRCDRLYIKTLLN
- a CDS encoding sugar ABC transporter substrate-binding protein, which encodes MKRRQFTNLSLFLLGLTLTNCGQRPDSQTTVTSSGGDSVRIWWSQGFYPEETEAIRRLVQQWEEDSGLPVELTLYSEGDILQEAERAIAAGNPPDILYSHDADLTFIPKLAWNNQLADVSDVIEAAQSFYTPTILNAVKYLNETTGQRSYYSAPITQTTNHIHYWQPLLSSIGIGEEEIPEDWDEFWQFWESAQESIRNQGQSNFYSMGLPMSASASDTFFVFEQFLAAFDVEIVSQAGDLQVDNASVRERITQALEAYTQFYQQQYVPPEAIDWGNADNNVTFLSRSTLMTINPTLSIPGSQRQDKITYEEQLFTTLWPNKPNGDPMDSVVSIKQIVIFESSRYKNEAKQFLSYLIEPDNLKLYIQGSQGRFFPVMPQLLEDPFWQDSTDPHISTASQQFYRTRPFAQALNPAYSEVQNQNVWGKVITEMVTEDLSAQDATDRAIAAIKTIFQDWQ
- a CDS encoding ATP-binding protein → MLKFLRKSLLSQLVTSFSLLSLVTVSVVAIAAYVRARDSLRDSVYNRLQVATSLKEYQLDDWVQTQYQDVLLLAKSSTLLNQGQYLLRSSSESSPLTTDSDPKDVVIAQEQLKKLGYYQGAIDGVYGSGTEAAIAEFQSDQNLDPDTPLTLSTLNTLIAYTSISQELAEFAQVKPSLQEISLLTTGGIVALSTNKTKEKTYQPLGTTTTYFTEDQSTTVIPTFYTSPITRESAITFATPILDRSGQRLGVLAVDLDLQGIDDIIRERTGLGETGATYLIGRLGNRNVFISQQETPEEEESENSENSEELTEVNSFGIQQATEGIDGVGLYRNYQGTPVIGAYVWMENQNLALLAEMSQAEAFAPAQRLLKEILQIGLSAALFLLIIIYLISRRITQPILGITETAIQVREGNLKSQAPVLTEDEIGTLAQAFNQMINQLQESKNDLENQVESATQSLQETLANLTSIIDNIADGLLVTNAEGIITQTNQALFKLFDLETGSLLNRNSEDIFGGIFSELGFKVKQNPENIFQSEIDLSENRIGKIVATGVSKTDPQLGQQFLGCVFLVRDITADKEVDRMKTEFISTVSHELRTPLTSVLGFAKLIRKKLEDVLLPKIDITDKKVERAVNQVSTNLDIIVSEGVRLTALINDVLDIAKMEAGKVDWKDEPVAIAQLIERATIATASLFDQNQVELVVDVDENLPSIRGDEDKLMQVVINLISNAVKFTEQGTVTCKAQKQGETVLVQVIDSGIGIAEEDLPKVFEKFKQVGDTLINKPKGTGLGLPICKEIIEHHGGHIWVESQMGVGSTFAFWLPMPESHGDMGWQHLVQKLTHVCTEDSEDQQQQDRVILVVDDDANIRELLSQHLDIEGYEVRQAANGQEAIAQIKQEKPDLVVLDVLMPKLNGFDVAAILKNDPETMQIPILMISADDRSERGYRIGVDQYLTKPISSEQFLQRVQTLLEQKYSSKRVLVLDQQSSNTQMLSHLLQSQGYQMKVMNTEDALFAAHPDLVITDVNMSNSSKLVQTLNFQKGNDQIIVLLLENPPMQNGN